One window of Nitrospirota bacterium genomic DNA carries:
- the pyk gene encoding pyruvate kinase — protein sequence MQRRAKIICTIGPASIKKDVVFSLIKAGMDVARLNFSHGDYGFHKKAISLIREGSRKYGKPIAIIQDLQGIKIRAGYLKGGYITLRKDHRLSISPGKGIGDEKQIYIAYPPLIKDVAIGDRILLDDGLMELKVTGKEKHSLMTRVIEGGLLKERKGVNFPDTKITLSSFTEKDKNDLLFGIEMAVDYVAISFVREAEDVRKVRRWLKNKRHSIPLIAKIEKPEALKNISEILDEADGIMVARGDLGVEIPPEDVPMVQKTLIAEANRKGRLVITATQMLESMTEHTRPTRAEATDVANAVLDGTDALMLSGETSLGKYPLLALAMMDRIIRKTESKKRIASQYIPLRSFSDAIADAGARAGEDIKAKYIVAFTQSGFTAKLLSKFRPSVAIAAFTPFEAVLRRVCLYWGVIPKKIGNVKSTDSVFREVESALLKDRMVRAGDSIVITASSPVIGIGKTNLLKVQKIGEL from the coding sequence ATGCAAAGGCGAGCTAAAATCATCTGCACAATCGGGCCTGCCTCGATTAAAAAAGATGTAGTATTTTCCCTCATAAAGGCAGGAATGGATGTTGCACGGCTTAATTTCTCGCATGGAGATTATGGATTCCATAAAAAGGCAATATCCCTTATAAGGGAAGGCTCGAGGAAATACGGAAAGCCGATTGCCATCATTCAGGACCTTCAAGGCATAAAGATAAGGGCTGGCTACTTAAAAGGCGGATATATCACCCTTAGGAAAGACCATCGCCTTTCTATCTCCCCCGGCAAAGGCATAGGAGACGAAAAACAGATATACATTGCCTATCCGCCCCTTATAAAGGATGTCGCTATTGGCGACAGGATTTTGCTCGACGATGGGCTTATGGAGCTAAAGGTTACTGGAAAGGAAAAACATAGCTTAATGACAAGGGTCATTGAAGGAGGCCTCTTAAAAGAAAGAAAGGGCGTAAACTTTCCCGATACGAAAATAACCTTATCGTCATTTACGGAAAAGGATAAAAATGACCTTCTGTTTGGCATCGAGATGGCAGTTGATTATGTGGCAATCTCTTTTGTAAGAGAGGCAGAAGATGTAAGAAAGGTAAGAAGATGGCTTAAAAACAAAAGGCATTCCATTCCGCTTATTGCAAAGATAGAAAAGCCCGAGGCTTTAAAAAACATCTCCGAAATCCTCGATGAGGCAGACGGAATAATGGTTGCCCGTGGAGACCTTGGAGTCGAAATCCCTCCTGAGGATGTCCCGATGGTTCAAAAAACCCTCATAGCAGAGGCAAATAGGAAAGGACGGCTCGTCATCACAGCCACACAGATGCTTGAGTCCATGACAGAGCATACAAGGCCAACGAGGGCAGAGGCAACTGATGTAGCAAACGCAGTGCTCGATGGAACGGATGCCCTAATGCTTTCAGGAGAGACCTCATTAGGAAAATACCCTCTTCTGGCACTCGCTATGATGGACCGCATAATAAGAAAAACCGAAAGCAAAAAGCGCATAGCCTCGCAGTATATACCTCTCAGGTCGTTTTCAGATGCCATAGCAGATGCAGGAGCAAGGGCAGGCGAGGACATAAAGGCTAAATACATAGTGGCATTTACGCAATCAGGCTTTACTGCAAAACTTCTGAGTAAATTCAGGCCATCTGTAGCAATAGCCGCATTTACCCCATTTGAGGCTGTTTTAAGAAGGGTCTGTCTTTATTGGGGCGTAATACCAAAGAAGATAGGCAATGTCAAAAGCACTGATTCGGTCTTCAGAGAGGTAGAATCAGCACTCCTTAAAGACCGCATGGTCAGAGCCGGGGACAGTATCGTGATTACGGCAAGCTCTCCTGTTATTGGCATAGGAAAGACAAATCTCCTTAAGGTTCAGAAAATAGGGGAGCTGTGA
- a CDS encoding YifB family Mg chelatase-like AAA ATPase, which produces MLSRVLGASVVGIDAHMVEVEVDISGRGLPYFSIVGLPDTAVKESKDRVRSALKNIGLNFPLKPITVNLAPADLKKEGSSFDLPIAVGMMAGEGVIAVGSTEGFIFTGELSLDGRVKPIRGALSIALLAKAKNLKLILPADNADEAAIVSSVSVYGVENLSEVVDFLNKESAPNKTEIDISEAMKLHCLYEEDFSEVKGQEHAKRALEVAAGGNHNVLMIGPPGSGKTMLSRRLPTILPPMTFEEAIETTRVHSVIGILKTNEPILAIRPFRAPHHTISDAALIGGGLTVKPGEVSLAHNGVLFLDELPEFKRNVLAVLRQPLEMREVTVSRAIASITYPANFMLVTAMNPCPCGYLGDARHQCTCTVSQIHRYRRKVSGPLLDRIDIHISVPAVPYKELSSSEEHSGESSETIRQRVFETRQRQINRFNGEKIYSNGQMKTRHIKKFCKLKPDAQTLLETAMQRLALSARAYSRVLKVSRTIADMDSSEEISAHHVSEAIQYRTLDRAML; this is translated from the coding sequence ATGCTTTCGAGGGTCTTAGGCGCAAGCGTCGTAGGTATAGATGCACACATGGTTGAGGTTGAGGTTGACATCTCAGGAAGGGGGCTTCCATACTTCTCGATTGTGGGGCTTCCTGACACTGCGGTGAAGGAAAGCAAAGACAGGGTCAGGTCAGCACTTAAAAACATAGGGCTTAACTTTCCACTTAAACCCATTACGGTAAACCTCGCACCTGCTGACCTTAAGAAAGAAGGCTCGTCATTTGACCTTCCAATAGCAGTAGGCATGATGGCAGGAGAAGGAGTGATTGCAGTGGGCTCAACAGAGGGATTTATCTTTACAGGCGAGCTTTCCTTAGATGGAAGGGTTAAGCCCATAAGAGGCGCTCTTTCCATAGCCCTTCTTGCGAAGGCAAAGAACCTCAAGCTAATACTTCCTGCTGACAATGCAGACGAAGCCGCTATTGTAAGCAGTGTCTCTGTTTATGGCGTAGAAAACCTCTCGGAGGTCGTTGACTTCCTTAATAAAGAATCCGCCCCGAATAAGACAGAAATAGATATATCGGAGGCAATGAAACTGCACTGCCTTTACGAGGAGGACTTCTCTGAGGTAAAAGGTCAGGAGCATGCAAAGCGGGCACTTGAGGTTGCGGCAGGAGGCAATCATAATGTGCTTATGATAGGCCCGCCTGGCTCTGGTAAGACAATGCTTTCAAGGAGACTTCCAACGATACTTCCACCAATGACCTTTGAGGAGGCAATAGAGACAACGAGGGTGCATAGCGTCATTGGCATACTTAAGACAAATGAGCCTATCCTCGCAATAAGACCATTCAGGGCACCGCATCACACAATCTCCGATGCCGCACTAATAGGCGGTGGACTGACCGTAAAGCCCGGAGAGGTAAGCCTTGCCCATAATGGTGTGCTTTTCTTAGATGAGCTTCCTGAGTTCAAAAGGAATGTCCTTGCTGTCTTAAGACAGCCACTCGAGATGAGGGAGGTAACTGTCTCGAGGGCAATTGCATCCATAACATATCCTGCCAACTTCATGCTCGTGACTGCGATGAACCCATGCCCATGCGGATACCTTGGAGACGCAAGACATCAGTGCACATGCACGGTTAGCCAAATCCACCGCTACAGAAGAAAGGTCTCTGGCCCCCTTCTGGATAGAATCGATATACATATCTCTGTGCCTGCTGTGCCGTATAAAGAGCTTTCCTCCTCCGAGGAGCACTCAGGAGAAAGCTCAGAGACTATAAGACAGAGGGTCTTTGAGACAAGACAAAGACAGATAAACAGATTCAATGGAGAAAAGATATACTCAAACGGCCAGATGAAGACAAGACATATAAAGAAGTTCTGTAAGCTAAAGCCTGATGCGCAGACACTCCTTGAGACTGCAATGCAAAGGCTGGCACTTTCGGCAAGGGCATACTCAAGGGTGCTTAAGGTCTCAAGGACAATCGCAGACATGGATAGTTCCGAGGAAATCTCGGCTCATCATGTCTCAGAGGCTATACAGTACAGAACACTCGATAGGGCAATGCTTTAA
- a CDS encoding response regulator — protein sequence MLDYIELGKRNARCFVVNCKVMNESILAVDDEPLILKTIEKALTKTGYNVKGVSSVEDFMDAIRKETFDLLVIDLHLGGMSPDAFLKKVRELALHSKILVISGSVAGLSGRYFLQKPFRIEELRQRVREILDEPGFD from the coding sequence ATGCTTGATTATATTGAGTTAGGAAAAAGAAATGCAAGGTGTTTTGTGGTAAACTGTAAGGTAATGAATGAAAGCATTCTTGCAGTTGACGATGAGCCGCTGATATTAAAGACAATAGAAAAGGCACTCACAAAAACAGGCTACAATGTCAAGGGCGTCTCCAGTGTCGAAGACTTCATGGATGCCATTAGGAAAGAGACCTTTGACCTTCTTGTGATAGACCTTCATCTTGGAGGCATGTCGCCTGATGCCTTTCTTAAGAAGGTAAGGGAATTGGCTTTACATTCAAAGATTCTCGTCATAAGCGGCTCAGTTGCAGGTCTTTCGGGAAGGTATTTCCTTCAAAAGCCTTTCAGAATAGAAGAGCTCAGGCAGAGGGTAAGGGAAATCTTGGATGAGCCCGGTTTTGACTAA
- a CDS encoding flippase-like domain-containing protein, which translates to MSPVLTKKAMEVRLKKILFFLLKLSISACLLYFALSRAGVEKVFSLLRGINPIMFLSGVLIYIVVLMIAALRWRILLIEPLPIGKVFSLYFIGAFFNTLLPGIVGGDVMKIYYLYKETGKGTQTFASIFMDRYIGFACLIAMGLIALPFGLTAFRGSWVVWLLPLMAICFVLVSIIVFGLRLGRRFKLLSDFYGYFHSYIRNKTLIAKAILISVVFQILIIIGIYILSEGLGQDIRVSTFFIAIPIIASLASLPISIAGIGVREASAVLLLGAVGVKPDVATAISFAWFLIMAVAGLVGLLEYMRYKVSAS; encoded by the coding sequence ATGAGCCCGGTTTTGACTAAAAAGGCAATGGAAGTTAGACTTAAAAAAATACTTTTTTTCCTTCTTAAACTCTCCATAAGCGCCTGTCTGCTTTACTTTGCCCTATCGAGGGCAGGCGTAGAAAAGGTGTTTTCCCTCCTAAGAGGCATTAACCCAATTATGTTCCTCTCAGGAGTGCTTATATATATCGTAGTGCTAATGATAGCCGCATTAAGATGGAGGATTCTACTGATCGAGCCACTTCCCATAGGAAAGGTCTTCTCGCTTTATTTCATAGGTGCCTTCTTCAACACCCTTCTTCCTGGAATCGTAGGCGGGGATGTTATGAAGATATATTACCTTTACAAGGAAACAGGCAAGGGAACTCAGACATTTGCCTCCATATTCATGGACAGGTATATAGGGTTTGCATGCTTAATAGCAATGGGGCTGATTGCACTTCCATTTGGATTGACTGCCTTCAGAGGCTCGTGGGTGGTATGGCTTTTGCCGCTGATGGCAATTTGTTTTGTGCTTGTAAGCATTATAGTCTTTGGTTTGAGGCTCGGCAGGAGGTTTAAGCTCCTTAGCGACTTCTATGGCTATTTCCATTCTTATATCAGGAATAAGACCTTGATTGCAAAGGCAATCTTGATTTCGGTAGTGTTTCAGATATTAATTATCATTGGCATATACATCCTTTCAGAAGGTCTTGGACAAGACATAAGGGTAAGCACATTTTTCATAGCCATCCCGATAATTGCCTCTCTTGCCTCTCTGCCCATCTCTATAGCAGGAATCGGCGTTAGAGAGGCATCTGCCGTGCTTTTACTTGGAGCAGTTGGTGTAAAGCCTGATGTGGCTACTGCCATATCTTTTGCATGGTTTTTAATTATGGCAGTGGCAGGATTAGTAGGACTTCTTGAATATATGAGGTATAAAGTTAGTGCGTCTTAA
- a CDS encoding transglutaminase domain-containing protein yields MRLKPLNIAIYAGITALWLLSMGVLINRHYGHRSADIADGADLPEELLKEQWMGIYQAGKKIGYSMTKTEPLSRSIGNGYKTHELVFMRTKVIGIQKDIKMTSDAILDKAFRLSSFVFNLESDINMTINGSMKENGMDITVEIAGIKSGQRISLSEPPYTSFSLLPDMLKSGVKKGQRIKKPVMEPSALTVADMEIEVLGEEEITVMGEKINSFKLRGLYQGLDVLMWITDKGEVLKEESMGFLSIKEDKENAQRMDGETVDLIKEVSIPFDMKLPQDVSYLKVRLSGIKPDDFELNGGTQRLIADVLEITAPVLNKIYSEPNGMDEYLKDTLFVQSKDPEIVSVSREIVGAETNILEKARLIYQWVYVNIDKTPAMTIPSAKEVLKAKRGDCNEHTTLYTALSRASGIPTRIAVGITYVRGYFYYHAWPEIYLNEWIPIDPTLGEFPANASHIRLLTGGMDKQVKLMSVIGKLKLHGIEYRVKAGD; encoded by the coding sequence GTGCGTCTTAAACCATTAAATATAGCTATCTATGCAGGAATAACAGCCCTCTGGCTTCTGAGCATGGGTGTTCTCATCAACAGGCACTACGGGCATCGTTCAGCAGACATTGCCGATGGTGCGGATTTACCCGAAGAGCTTTTGAAGGAGCAATGGATGGGCATTTATCAGGCAGGTAAAAAAATAGGCTATTCAATGACAAAGACAGAGCCTTTATCCCGAAGTATCGGGAATGGCTATAAAACGCATGAGCTTGTATTTATGAGGACAAAGGTTATAGGCATCCAAAAAGACATAAAGATGACATCCGATGCAATCCTCGATAAGGCATTCAGGCTAAGTTCCTTTGTCTTTAACCTCGAATCGGATATAAACATGACAATCAATGGCTCTATGAAAGAAAATGGCATGGATATAACCGTTGAGATAGCTGGAATAAAATCTGGGCAGAGGATTTCCCTCAGCGAGCCTCCTTATACAAGTTTTTCGCTTCTGCCCGATATGTTAAAAAGTGGTGTCAAAAAAGGACAAAGGATTAAAAAACCCGTAATGGAGCCCTCGGCACTTACAGTGGCGGACATGGAGATAGAAGTGTTAGGCGAGGAAGAGATTACTGTAATGGGAGAGAAAATAAATTCCTTCAAGCTCAGGGGCTTATATCAGGGATTGGATGTCCTGATGTGGATTACGGATAAAGGCGAGGTCCTTAAGGAAGAATCTATGGGATTCCTTTCCATAAAGGAGGACAAAGAGAACGCCCAGAGAATGGATGGCGAAACAGTAGACCTCATTAAAGAAGTCTCTATACCATTTGATATGAAACTGCCACAGGATGTCAGCTATCTCAAGGTAAGACTGAGCGGAATTAAACCCGATGACTTCGAGCTAAACGGAGGCACACAGAGACTCATTGCAGATGTGCTTGAGATAACAGCTCCTGTCCTTAATAAAATCTATTCCGAGCCCAATGGCATGGATGAGTATCTCAAAGACACGCTTTTTGTGCAGTCAAAAGACCCAGAGATAGTGTCTGTTTCGAGGGAGATTGTTGGTGCCGAAACAAACATCCTTGAAAAGGCAAGGCTTATATACCAATGGGTTTATGTAAATATCGACAAGACCCCTGCCATGACGATTCCTTCTGCAAAAGAGGTTCTTAAGGCAAAAAGAGGGGACTGTAACGAGCACACTACCCTTTACACTGCCCTATCGAGGGCATCCGGGATTCCCACAAGGATAGCAGTAGGAATCACCTATGTAAGGGGTTATTTCTACTATCATGCATGGCCCGAGATATATCTAAATGAATGGATTCCAATTGACCCTACACTCGGTGAGTTTCCTGCAAATGCAAGCCACATAAGGCTTCTTACAGGTGGCATGGACAAACAGGTTAAGCTCATGTCAGTTATCGGAAAACTCAAGCTTCATGGGATTGAATATAGGGTCAAGGCAGGGGATTAA
- a CDS encoding L,D-transpeptidase family protein — MRYIIFIISVLAIPYVCHADMLIGEETVYTIKKGDGLILIGARLGVNWRAMAKENSIDWRMTIHPGKPLRVNTQKIVPKEMENGIVVNIPDRMLYFFKNRNLRMALPVGLGMPEWRDMTEWRTPEGKFTVLWKDINPTWYVPLSIQKKMQILGHEVKTIVLPGPDNPLGKYVIKLSIPGIMIHETIWPTSVYQFESHGCIRVLLEHMQSLFDEVTVGTKGEIIYMPVKVAVIKGRVFLEVHNDIYGKIKDMKALANDLIEKAGVSDRIDRQDVERMLKEKTGIAEDITFNPLP; from the coding sequence ATGAGATACATTATTTTTATTATCTCGGTTCTTGCCATTCCTTATGTTTGTCATGCAGATATGCTTATCGGAGAGGAAACTGTTTACACCATTAAAAAAGGCGATGGACTTATCCTCATCGGTGCAAGGCTCGGTGTTAACTGGAGGGCAATGGCAAAGGAAAATAGCATTGACTGGAGGATGACCATTCACCCCGGCAAGCCCCTTAGGGTGAACACACAAAAGATAGTTCCAAAGGAAATGGAAAACGGCATTGTCGTGAATATCCCCGACAGGATGCTCTATTTCTTTAAAAACCGCAATCTCAGGATGGCACTTCCGGTTGGACTTGGAATGCCTGAATGGAGAGACATGACGGAGTGGCGGACACCAGAAGGAAAATTCACTGTCTTATGGAAAGACATAAATCCAACATGGTATGTGCCTTTGTCAATACAAAAGAAGATGCAGATTCTTGGTCATGAGGTAAAAACCATTGTCCTGCCAGGTCCTGATAATCCGCTTGGTAAGTATGTAATAAAACTCTCTATTCCGGGAATAATGATTCATGAGACCATCTGGCCAACCAGTGTTTATCAGTTCGAAAGCCATGGCTGTATCAGGGTTCTGTTAGAGCATATGCAAAGTCTCTTTGACGAGGTCACAGTCGGCACCAAAGGAGAGATAATATACATGCCTGTTAAAGTTGCTGTCATAAAGGGAAGGGTTTTTCTTGAGGTCCATAATGACATCTATGGAAAGATAAAAGACATGAAGGCACTTGCAAATGACCTCATAGAGAAGGCAGGCGTTTCAGATAGGATTGACCGACAAGATGTAGAGCGGATGCTTAAAGAAAAAACAGGCATTGCAGAGGACATTACCTTTAATCCCCTGCCTTGA
- a CDS encoding SAM-dependent chlorinase/fluorinase, whose product MLITLTTDFGYKDPFVGVMKGVILSINPSARIIDITHGITPHDVKEAAFTIAESFRYFPPKTIHVVVVDPEVGSPRRPILISADEYYFIGPDNGVFSLVFNSGFESLEVIHLTSEHYFLPERGVTFHGRDVFSPVAGWLSKGIALSNLGEPITDYVTIKLTELTITSSSIKGEVVFIDHFGNAITNIRRRDIDALFAEKPNGRLEISIKSTPALFRNYYSETQGKELSSLINANGYLELFVFKGSAERQFDIKTKDPVSVNIT is encoded by the coding sequence GTGTAATACTCAGCATAAACCCTTCTGCCCGAATAATTGACATAACCCATGGCATAACCCCTCATGATGTAAAAGAAGCCGCATTTACGATAGCCGAGAGCTTCAGGTATTTCCCTCCCAAAACCATCCATGTAGTTGTCGTAGACCCAGAGGTTGGCTCTCCGAGAAGGCCAATACTTATCTCTGCGGATGAATATTATTTCATAGGACCAGACAATGGCGTGTTCAGCCTCGTGTTTAATTCGGGCTTTGAGTCCCTCGAGGTCATACACCTGACCTCAGAGCATTATTTCCTTCCTGAAAGGGGCGTAACATTTCACGGAAGGGATGTATTTTCGCCAGTGGCAGGATGGCTTTCAAAGGGCATCGCTCTTTCAAACCTTGGTGAGCCGATAACGGATTATGTGACAATCAAGCTAACAGAGCTTACTATTACAAGCTCTTCCATAAAGGGAGAGGTCGTATTTATAGACCACTTTGGAAATGCCATAACAAATATCAGACGCAGGGACATAGATGCCCTGTTTGCCGAGAAACCCAATGGGAGACTGGAAATCTCTATTAAAAGCACGCCTGCCTTATTCAGGAATTATTACTCGGAAACGCAGGGTAAAGAGCTTTCTTCACTAATAAATGCTAATGGATACTTAGAGCTGTTTGTCTTTAAAGGCTCTGCAGAGAGGCAATTCGATATAAAGACCAAAGACCCTGTTTCGGTGAATATTACATAA